A window from Flavobacterium gyeonganense encodes these proteins:
- a CDS encoding DUF692 domain-containing protein, producing MDTRLGLPNLGLGLGLRSQHFEHILEKNPAVDWFEVISENFMDSHGRPRYILQQIAEKYPVVMHGVSLSIGSTDPLNFDYLKSLKQLATEVQPGWISDHLCWTGVLTTNSHDLLPLPLNEDSLKHVCKRIRQVQDYLERPLIVENPSTYAAFNNSTLPEWEFLRIMTEETGCGLLLDVNNVYVSSFNNDFDPVEYINGIPHDKIVQMHLAGHQNCGNYIIDTHDREVNNQVWKLFQQAYQLANQASILLEWDGNIPAFDVYHSELLKSKQYMDAAFVGVEKEVFSTDEEQVSNPLNLFAVDKFL from the coding sequence ATGGACACTAGACTTGGATTACCCAATTTAGGATTGGGATTAGGACTCAGAAGCCAGCATTTTGAACATATTCTGGAGAAAAACCCTGCCGTAGACTGGTTTGAGGTAATTTCTGAGAATTTCATGGATTCACATGGACGTCCAAGATATATTTTACAACAAATAGCAGAAAAATATCCCGTGGTAATGCACGGGGTATCGCTTTCTATAGGAAGCACTGATCCGTTAAATTTTGATTATCTAAAGAGTTTAAAACAACTTGCAACTGAGGTTCAGCCAGGCTGGATCAGCGATCACTTATGCTGGACAGGAGTTTTAACCACCAATTCGCACGATTTATTGCCGCTTCCGTTAAATGAAGATTCATTAAAACATGTTTGTAAACGAATCAGACAAGTTCAGGATTATTTAGAACGACCGCTAATTGTAGAAAACCCAAGTACCTACGCAGCCTTCAATAATTCGACACTTCCGGAATGGGAGTTTTTACGAATCATGACCGAAGAAACAGGCTGTGGATTACTTTTGGATGTAAACAACGTTTATGTATCTTCTTTTAATAATGATTTTGATCCTGTAGAATACATCAACGGAATTCCACATGATAAAATAGTTCAAATGCATTTGGCAGGTCATCAAAATTGCGGTAATTATATTATTGATACACACGATAGAGAAGTAAATAATCAGGTTTGGAAATTATTTCAACAAGCTTATCAATTGGCCAATCAGGCATCAATTTTATTAGAGTGGGATGGGAACATTCCGGCTTTTGATGTGTACCATTCTGAATTACTGAAATCAAAACAATATATGGATGCAGCATTTGTTGGAGTTGAAAAAGAAGTTTTTTCTACTGATGAAGAACAAGTTTCAAATCCATTGAATTTATTCGCTGTTGACAAATTTTTATAG
- a CDS encoding DNA-binding domain-containing protein, translated as MQKTVKIPLKDFQQWMQQLLLDPYQQTGVNPNDLLSNAENATSIEDVICHSEKLTAQEHLAIYQRSYIARLRNCMSQQFSALEYALGEPIFCAFADDYLASKPSYNYNLSFLGAHFAQYLENNRPDANEDVKEDWIDFMIELARFEYAIGVLFDEKAEENYQLATIDTPEDELKLLPVFALFKFKFPVRKYYSEFKNDKNPNLPFGKESYCVVLRHKFKLSIYDLHKEQYDFLCFLKGNKNMIETKEWFNSHYKENTVQFEQVWASWKERWLDAHFFRV; from the coding sequence ATGCAGAAAACGGTAAAAATACCTTTAAAGGACTTTCAGCAATGGATGCAGCAGCTTTTGCTCGATCCTTATCAGCAAACAGGAGTGAACCCTAATGATTTGCTTTCGAATGCAGAAAATGCCACTTCAATAGAAGATGTAATTTGTCATTCAGAAAAACTTACTGCTCAGGAACACTTAGCTATTTACCAAAGGAGTTATATTGCACGACTGCGAAATTGCATGTCGCAGCAATTCAGTGCTTTAGAATATGCTTTAGGCGAACCTATTTTTTGTGCTTTCGCAGATGATTATTTGGCTTCAAAACCTTCTTATAATTACAATTTATCTTTTTTGGGAGCTCATTTTGCACAATATCTGGAAAATAACAGACCCGATGCCAATGAAGATGTGAAAGAAGACTGGATTGATTTTATGATTGAACTCGCGCGATTTGAATATGCTATTGGTGTTCTTTTTGATGAAAAAGCGGAAGAAAACTACCAATTAGCAACAATCGATACCCCAGAAGATGAATTAAAATTGTTACCTGTATTTGCCTTATTTAAGTTTAAGTTTCCTGTTCGAAAGTACTATTCTGAATTCAAAAATGACAAAAATCCCAATCTGCCTTTTGGAAAAGAAAGTTATTGTGTAGTGCTAAGGCATAAATTTAAACTGTCCATTTACGATCTGCACAAAGAGCAGTATGATTTTTTGTGTTTTTTAAAAGGTAATAAGAATATGATTGAAACAAAAGAATGGTTTAATAGCCATTATAAAGAGAATACAGTCCAGTTCGAACAGGTATGGGCCAGTTGGAAAGAACGCTGGCTGGATGCTCATTTTTTTAGAGTGTAA
- a CDS encoding RNA polymerase sigma-70 factor — translation MYPRLVSYSFGLVKDIFIAEEVVENVMLQLWENRLRFEKVNDVKSYLYTIVKNGSVAALKKQQKSIQLDETFSDEPSEFDFNILQEEVYSVLIEALNSLPEKCKEVFELSCLEGMKYKDIAEQLDISVNTVKSQRARAIELLKVKLKNHSELLFILLFL, via the coding sequence TTGTATCCAAGGCTTGTAAGTTATAGTTTTGGTTTAGTAAAAGATATTTTTATTGCTGAAGAAGTGGTCGAAAATGTGATGTTGCAGCTTTGGGAAAATCGTTTAAGGTTTGAAAAAGTCAACGATGTCAAATCGTATCTGTATACCATAGTCAAAAACGGTTCTGTTGCCGCTCTTAAAAAACAGCAAAAAAGTATCCAGCTCGATGAAACATTTTCAGATGAACCATCAGAATTTGATTTTAATATCCTGCAGGAAGAAGTATATTCGGTTTTAATAGAAGCTTTGAATTCATTGCCTGAAAAATGCAAAGAAGTTTTTGAGTTATCCTGTTTAGAAGGAATGAAATACAAAGATATCGCCGAACAGCTTGATATTTCTGTCAATACAGTTAAATCACAACGTGCCCGGGCCATCGAATTATTAAAAGTAAAACTGAAAAACCATTCAGAACTTTTATTTATTTTATTATTTCTTTAA